The following proteins are co-located in the Trichocoleus sp. FACHB-46 genome:
- the pdxA gene encoding 4-hydroxythreonine-4-phosphate dehydrogenase PdxA, with protein sequence MRIQSTPIALPTTALPQRPRLAVTLGDPAGIGPEVVLKALAEPSLTSTCEITVVGSQRLLRQAYLQLKRQQSLGDREAEALADPDQLLILDLPLDEATESQITVGTGNAASGAASFAYLETAIARTLAGEFDGIVTAPIAKSAWKAAGHEYPGQTELLAERSGTQRFGMLFVARSPHSNWTLRTLLATTHIPLRQVPDVLTPELMTAKLELLAACLQQDFGLSTPRIAIAGLNPHSGEQGQLGREEQEWLIPWLAQARRQWPQLQLEGPVPPDTLWVKPGQAWYGAAGADSSAHDAYLALYHDQGLIPVKLLAFDRAINTSIGLPFVRTSPDHGTAFDIAGRGVANANSMKAAVQLAAELARRRMKSFPST encoded by the coding sequence ATGAGGATTCAATCTACTCCAATTGCTTTGCCTACAACGGCGTTGCCACAGCGTCCTCGGTTGGCTGTAACGTTAGGTGATCCGGCGGGAATTGGTCCCGAAGTTGTTTTGAAAGCGTTGGCTGAACCTAGCCTGACCTCAACCTGCGAGATCACGGTGGTAGGCAGCCAAAGATTACTACGCCAAGCTTATCTGCAATTGAAGCGGCAACAGAGTTTGGGCGATCGCGAAGCTGAAGCCCTGGCAGATCCAGATCAACTTTTGATCTTAGATTTGCCTCTGGATGAAGCAACTGAGTCCCAAATTACGGTAGGGACTGGCAATGCTGCTAGTGGAGCTGCAAGTTTTGCTTATTTAGAAACGGCGATCGCCCGTACTTTGGCAGGAGAGTTTGATGGTATCGTCACGGCTCCCATTGCCAAGTCAGCCTGGAAAGCAGCAGGGCATGAGTATCCTGGGCAGACAGAATTGCTGGCAGAGCGCTCTGGAACTCAACGCTTCGGTATGTTGTTCGTAGCTCGATCGCCTCATAGTAATTGGACGTTGCGAACGCTGCTTGCAACTACTCACATTCCGCTGCGTCAAGTGCCTGATGTTCTAACGCCAGAGTTGATGACGGCTAAGTTAGAGCTATTAGCAGCCTGCTTACAACAGGATTTTGGTCTCAGTACCCCTCGAATTGCGATCGCCGGTCTCAATCCTCATAGCGGTGAGCAAGGCCAGTTAGGTCGAGAAGAGCAGGAGTGGCTGATTCCGTGGTTGGCGCAAGCCCGTCGTCAGTGGCCGCAGTTACAACTCGAAGGTCCAGTCCCTCCGGATACGCTTTGGGTGAAGCCTGGACAAGCTTGGTATGGTGCCGCTGGTGCAGATTCCTCGGCTCATGATGCTTACTTAGCGCTGTATCACGACCAAGGCTTAATTCCTGTCAAGTTGCTAGCTTTTGACCGAGCTATTAACACATCTATTGGTTTGCCTTTTGTCCGCACGTCTCCCGATCACGGTACTGCTTTTGATATTGCGGGTCGAGGAGTTGCCAACGCCAACAGTATGAAAGCTGCGGTGCAATTGGCAGCGGAATTAGCGAGGCGCAGAATGAAGTCTTTTCCATCAACCTAA
- a CDS encoding PetM family cytochrome b6-f complex subunit 7: MNGEILNAAVLSFTLILVGLGMGFLLLKIQGGEE, encoded by the coding sequence ATGAATGGTGAAATTCTCAATGCAGCTGTTTTGTCCTTTACCTTGATCTTGGTCGGGTTGGGCATGGGTTTCCTACTGCTCAAAATCCAAGGCGGCGAAGAGTAA
- a CDS encoding helix-turn-helix transcriptional regulator yields the protein MSNLESLSVCSAPTTTAPVADDLNCKDQHPVNLSHVRQLHRDILSVDKAQRMAEFFGLLGDANRLRIVSALAVQELCVCDLAAAVKMSESAVSHQLRALRTMRLVGYRKQGRNVFYCLKDSHVLNLYREVADHLDEPED from the coding sequence ATGTCTAATCTTGAGTCTCTGTCTGTTTGCTCCGCCCCAACTACTACAGCACCAGTGGCAGACGATCTCAATTGCAAAGACCAGCACCCGGTGAATCTGAGCCATGTGCGGCAACTACATCGAGATATTCTAAGCGTGGATAAAGCCCAACGCATGGCAGAATTTTTTGGGTTATTAGGAGATGCTAACCGCCTGCGAATTGTATCGGCTTTGGCAGTCCAAGAGTTATGTGTGTGCGATCTTGCTGCTGCTGTCAAAATGAGTGAGTCAGCGGTATCGCACCAGTTGCGGGCTTTGCGGACTATGCGCTTGGTGGGTTATCGGAAGCAAGGTCGCAATGTTTTTTATTGCCTCAAAGATAGCCACGTGCTGAACTTATATCGAGAGGTGGCTGATCATTTGGATGAACCGGAAGACTAA
- a CDS encoding SDR family oxidoreductase encodes MQLLVVGATGTLGRQVARRALDEGHQVRCLVRSLRKAAFLKEWGAELIQADLCEPESLIPALKDVTAVIDAATSRPTDSLSIKQVDWEGKVALIQAAQAAGVQRFIFFSILNADQYPDVPLMEIKRCTELFLAESGLNYTILRPCGFLQGLIGQYAIPILEKQAVWVTGEDTPIAYMDTQDIAKFAIRALSAPETEKKAFPIVGSRAWGSYEIIRLCERLSGKEAKITRMPMGLLRSVRRSARFFQWSWNLADRLAFTEVLATGKPLKASMDETYNAFGIDPQETTTLEVYLQDYFSRILKKLKELDYEQNQATKQTNKKTAFKSGFFK; translated from the coding sequence ATGCAGTTATTAGTTGTCGGTGCCACTGGTACCTTGGGAAGGCAAGTAGCTCGTCGGGCCCTTGATGAGGGACACCAAGTTCGTTGCTTGGTTCGCAGTCTCAGGAAGGCAGCTTTCTTGAAGGAGTGGGGAGCAGAACTCATCCAAGCAGACTTGTGTGAACCGGAGAGCCTCATCCCAGCGCTTAAAGACGTTACAGCCGTTATTGATGCAGCCACTAGTCGTCCTACCGATTCTCTGAGTATCAAGCAAGTCGATTGGGAAGGAAAAGTAGCCTTAATTCAGGCGGCTCAAGCAGCGGGCGTCCAGCGTTTTATCTTTTTCTCAATTTTGAATGCTGACCAGTACCCAGATGTACCATTGATGGAAATCAAGCGGTGCACCGAGCTATTTCTCGCTGAATCTGGTTTAAACTACACAATTTTGCGGCCTTGCGGATTTTTGCAAGGATTAATTGGGCAGTACGCCATTCCAATTTTGGAAAAGCAAGCGGTTTGGGTGACTGGAGAAGACACGCCCATTGCCTACATGGACACTCAAGATATTGCCAAATTTGCGATCCGAGCCCTCTCCGCTCCGGAAACCGAAAAGAAGGCGTTTCCCATAGTAGGTTCACGGGCTTGGGGCAGCTACGAAATTATTCGGCTTTGCGAACGCCTGTCTGGAAAAGAAGCAAAAATCACTCGGATGCCGATGGGTCTGTTGCGCTCGGTACGCCGGAGCGCTCGTTTCTTCCAGTGGAGCTGGAACTTAGCCGATCGCTTAGCCTTTACAGAAGTTTTGGCAACTGGAAAACCACTCAAAGCTTCGATGGACGAGACCTACAATGCTTTTGGCATCGATCCTCAAGAGACAACAACCCTAGAAGTTTATTTGCAAGATTACTTCAGTCGCATCTTGAAAAAGCTAAAGGAATTGGACTACGAGCAAAACCAAGCTACTAAACAAACCAATAAAAAGACAGCTTTCAAGTCTGGCTTTTTCAAATAA
- a CDS encoding NAD(+) kinase, translating into MPKVGIIYNDIKPIACRMAEELEDKLTATGWEVCSTTGAGGILGCSGPEGPICHTPIEHLIPDGFDETMDFAIVLGGDGTVLSAFRQIAPCHIPLLTVNTGHMGFLTETYLNYLPQALELVLAGDYEVEERVMLSVQVFRSDRLLWEALCLNEMVMHREPLTSMCHFEIEIGRHAPVDIAADGIIVSTPTGSTAYSLSAGGPVITPGVPVLQLVPICPHSLASRALVFADSEPVTIFPANPNRLVMVVDGNAGCYILPEDRVRMVRSQYSARFIRLQQPEFFHLLREKLGWGLPHIAKPTSVELP; encoded by the coding sequence GTGCCCAAAGTCGGCATTATTTACAACGACATCAAACCTATTGCTTGTCGCATGGCTGAGGAGCTAGAGGACAAGCTCACCGCAACTGGTTGGGAGGTTTGCTCAACTACCGGCGCTGGTGGAATTCTTGGGTGCTCTGGACCAGAAGGGCCGATCTGTCATACCCCGATTGAGCATCTGATTCCAGATGGGTTTGATGAAACGATGGACTTTGCCATTGTCTTGGGAGGCGATGGTACAGTGCTCTCAGCTTTTCGACAAATTGCTCCTTGTCATATCCCCTTACTGACCGTTAACACCGGACACATGGGGTTTCTCACTGAAACCTACTTAAATTATTTGCCACAAGCCTTAGAGCTGGTTTTAGCGGGTGACTATGAAGTAGAAGAGCGGGTGATGCTCTCGGTTCAAGTCTTTCGCAGCGATCGCTTGTTGTGGGAAGCTCTGTGCCTGAATGAAATGGTCATGCATCGAGAACCCTTGACCAGCATGTGTCACTTTGAAATCGAAATTGGTCGGCACGCCCCAGTAGATATTGCCGCAGATGGCATCATTGTTTCCACACCCACCGGATCTACAGCTTATTCTCTCTCAGCGGGTGGTCCTGTCATTACCCCAGGCGTCCCAGTTTTACAGTTAGTTCCTATTTGTCCCCATTCCTTGGCTTCTAGGGCCCTCGTTTTTGCAGATAGCGAACCTGTGACTATTTTTCCTGCCAACCCGAATCGGTTGGTGATGGTGGTGGATGGCAACGCAGGATGTTATATCTTGCCAGAGGACCGGGTCCGGATGGTGCGATCGCAGTATTCAGCTCGTTTCATCCGCTTGCAACAGCCCGAGTTCTTCCATTTACTCAGGGAAAAGCTCGGTTGGGGGCTGCCTCACATCGCCAAACCCACCTCGGTTGAACTGCCTTAA
- the nblR gene encoding response regulator transcription factor NblR gives MSTLNSDRSPCILLVEPDEALAQHVMIDLKESGYEAVVVHDATSGLHQAHALQPALVVIDRMLAGESGLKLCNHLRNTGARVPVLMLMARDAVDDRVACLEAGADDYFLKPYRTEEFLKLVRLYLQPDTHSTEQLRFGELVLDLATRRALRNGRAIELTMKEFELLKYLMEHPREVLTREQILENVWGYDFLGESNVIEVYIRYLRLKIEDEGEKRLIQTVRGVGYVLREA, from the coding sequence ATGAGTACTCTTAATTCTGACCGCAGTCCTTGCATTTTGCTAGTTGAGCCAGATGAAGCTTTAGCTCAACATGTCATGATTGATTTAAAGGAATCTGGCTATGAAGCTGTGGTTGTTCATGACGCTACCAGCGGCCTGCATCAAGCCCATGCATTGCAACCCGCTCTTGTTGTGATCGATCGCATGCTGGCAGGAGAATCAGGTTTAAAGCTATGCAATCATCTCCGGAATACAGGGGCTAGGGTGCCAGTCCTAATGTTGATGGCGCGTGATGCAGTAGATGACCGCGTGGCCTGCTTAGAGGCAGGAGCAGACGATTACTTCCTTAAGCCTTACCGTACAGAAGAATTTTTAAAGTTAGTGCGGCTTTACCTCCAGCCTGACACGCATAGCACCGAGCAGCTACGGTTTGGTGAATTAGTCTTAGATTTAGCTACTCGTAGAGCTCTCCGCAATGGTCGAGCCATTGAACTCACCATGAAAGAATTTGAATTGCTCAAATATTTAATGGAGCATCCCCGTGAAGTTTTGACCCGTGAACAAATTTTAGAGAATGTCTGGGGTTACGACTTTTTGGGAGAATCTAACGTCATTGAAGTCTACATCCGCTACCTACGACTGAAGATCGAGGATGAGGGTGAAAAGCGTTTGATTCAGACTGTGAGAGGTGTTGGCTATGTTCTTCGAGAAGCGTAA
- a CDS encoding DUF192 domain-containing protein, with translation MFFEKRKTNELKLCMGLPHLTILQLERTTFPSHEFPREYSAVKLGSQLIFIGLSSLLLACAAPSSTVAPTSQAQRQPTIQPTVGQVKQNMGQQLPIAAQTKIKGQVIQLEVAQTRQQQAMGLMYRTALAANRGMLFPFNPPRSVGFWMKNTLIPLDMVFLRNGEVKAIRAQVPPCKADPCPSYGPGPNIIIDQVIELRGGRAAQLGLKVGDRINLQFLPAYAHPTTQS, from the coding sequence ATGTTCTTCGAGAAGCGTAAGACAAACGAGTTAAAGCTATGTATGGGACTGCCGCACCTCACAATCCTTCAGCTAGAACGAACAACATTTCCCTCTCATGAGTTCCCGCGGGAATACAGCGCCGTGAAGCTTGGGTCGCAGTTGATATTTATCGGTTTAAGCAGTTTGTTGTTAGCCTGTGCAGCACCCTCTTCTACAGTTGCACCCACAAGCCAAGCTCAGCGTCAGCCTACTATTCAGCCAACCGTAGGTCAAGTTAAGCAGAATATGGGCCAGCAATTGCCGATCGCCGCTCAAACCAAAATTAAAGGGCAGGTCATTCAGTTAGAGGTGGCTCAAACTCGCCAGCAGCAAGCGATGGGTTTGATGTATCGGACGGCATTGGCCGCAAATCGCGGGATGCTATTCCCCTTCAATCCACCCCGGTCGGTAGGTTTTTGGATGAAAAACACCTTGATTCCGTTGGATATGGTTTTTTTGCGTAATGGTGAGGTAAAAGCAATTCGGGCTCAAGTTCCACCCTGCAAAGCTGATCCTTGTCCTTCCTACGGTCCTGGCCCTAACATCATCATTGACCAAGTGATTGAGCTACGGGGTGGTCGAGCGGCTCAACTGGGTCTGAAGGTAGGCGATCGCATCAACCTACAATTTCTGCCTGCGTATGCCCATCCAACCACGCAATCCTAG
- a CDS encoding DUF2949 domain-containing protein: protein MAPATYSRFIRFLQEDLSISAASIAIALRHREQDPGPLPMILWQYGLVTLEQLERIFDWMEAA from the coding sequence ATGGCACCCGCAACGTATTCACGCTTTATTCGCTTCCTCCAAGAGGATTTATCGATCTCTGCTGCTTCGATCGCGATCGCCCTCCGTCATCGGGAGCAGGATCCAGGGCCTTTGCCAATGATTCTTTGGCAGTATGGCTTAGTCACCTTAGAACAACTAGAGCGCATTTTCGATTGGATGGAGGCTGCTTAA
- a CDS encoding DUF5340 domain-containing protein: MEPIPLPSHVHYELLLQLLERQTMFAVKQRSLQSDQVHELISTLRKALSQQKRLEENCQRANQPIEYRWSLNNIEAEKTAPSE; encoded by the coding sequence ATGGAGCCGATTCCTCTTCCTTCCCACGTTCATTATGAGTTGCTACTACAGCTGCTAGAAAGGCAAACGATGTTTGCTGTAAAACAAAGGTCACTTCAAAGTGATCAAGTCCACGAACTCATCAGCACTCTGCGTAAAGCACTGTCCCAGCAAAAGCGATTGGAAGAAAACTGTCAACGTGCTAACCAGCCGATTGAATATCGCTGGTCTCTCAATAATATAGAAGCAGAAAAAACGGCTCCATCTGAATAG
- the trpC gene encoding indole-3-glycerol phosphate synthase TrpC, with protein MQIRRRSPNPAVAVQELRYQVAVPDAAPRHILEEIVWQKEVEVDQMREKQPLLELQKQVLNVAPALNFVEAIRQSTTQPAVIAEVKKASPSKGVLREDFDPVAIAQAYKAGGATCVSVLTDQKFFQGSFANLAKVRAAIDLPLLCKDFIIYPYQIYLARCHGADAVLLIASILSDKDLQYFVKITNALNMTALIEVHTLEELDRVLALTGVTLVGINNRNLENFSVDLQTTCQLLAARKQQLQERGILVVSESGLHQPADLSLVAEAGVKAVLIGESLVKQSDPAQALRQMLASSAAVPTPEAAV; from the coding sequence ATGCAAATTCGTCGTCGTTCTCCAAATCCCGCAGTTGCAGTTCAAGAATTGCGCTATCAGGTTGCTGTACCGGATGCAGCTCCGCGCCACATTTTGGAGGAAATTGTTTGGCAGAAGGAAGTTGAAGTAGACCAGATGCGGGAGAAGCAGCCTTTGCTGGAGCTGCAAAAGCAGGTTCTAAACGTTGCTCCTGCCCTCAATTTTGTGGAAGCAATACGCCAAAGTACTACTCAACCCGCAGTGATTGCAGAAGTCAAGAAAGCATCTCCGAGTAAGGGCGTGTTGCGGGAAGATTTCGATCCAGTGGCGATCGCCCAAGCCTACAAAGCAGGCGGAGCTACTTGTGTCTCAGTTCTAACCGACCAGAAATTTTTCCAAGGTAGTTTTGCCAATCTTGCTAAGGTTCGGGCTGCAATTGACCTGCCCCTACTCTGCAAAGACTTTATTATCTACCCGTACCAAATCTACCTAGCTCGGTGCCACGGCGCAGATGCGGTGCTACTCATTGCCTCAATTCTTTCGGATAAAGACTTACAGTACTTTGTCAAAATCACGAATGCCTTGAACATGACTGCTTTAATTGAGGTGCATACCTTAGAAGAGTTGGATCGAGTTCTGGCATTAACAGGTGTCACCCTGGTTGGCATTAACAACCGCAACTTGGAAAACTTTTCCGTTGACTTGCAAACCACTTGTCAACTTCTTGCAGCTCGCAAACAGCAACTTCAAGAGCGAGGTATTCTAGTGGTGAGTGAGTCAGGACTGCATCAGCCTGCTGATCTAAGCTTGGTTGCTGAAGCGGGGGTAAAAGCAGTTCTAATTGGCGAATCTTTAGTTAAGCAAAGCGATCCAGCGCAGGCTTTACGGCAGATGTTAGCATCATCCGCAGCTGTGCCAACCCCAGAAGCAGCTGTATAA
- the lpdA gene encoding dihydrolipoyl dehydrogenase, which produces MSQGFDYDLVILGAGVGGHGAALHAVSCGLKTAIVEAADMGGTCVNRGCIPSKALLAASGRVRELRNAHHLKAMGIQVGEVEFDRQAIADHANNLVSKIRGDLTNSLKRLGVDVIQGWGKVAGSQKVSIETPTGERVVTAQDVILAPGSVPWVPPGVEVDGKTVFTSDDAVRLESLPPWVAIIGSGYIGLEFSDVYSALGAEITLIEALDQLMPGFDPDIAKLAQRVLIAPRDIETKVGMLAKRVIPGSPVVIELADAKTKEVVEVLEVDACLVATGRIPATQNLGLEAVGLELDRRGFIPVDDRMAVLVDGQPVAHLWAIGDATGKMQLAHAASAQGVVAVENICGRDRQVDYHSIPAAAFTHPEISFVGMTEPAAKALGEAEGFKVATSKTYFKGNSKALAEGETEGVAKVIYRQDTGEVLGVHIFGLHASDLIQEAANAIAQRHSVQDLAHMVHTHPTLSEVLDEAFKRAVAAH; this is translated from the coding sequence GTGAGTCAGGGATTTGATTACGATTTAGTTATTCTCGGCGCAGGAGTTGGGGGACATGGAGCGGCACTGCATGCAGTGAGCTGTGGCTTGAAAACTGCCATCGTCGAAGCGGCTGATATGGGCGGCACCTGTGTCAATCGTGGTTGCATCCCCTCCAAAGCTCTTCTGGCAGCTTCGGGGCGGGTACGGGAATTGCGCAATGCTCATCACCTCAAGGCAATGGGGATTCAAGTCGGTGAGGTTGAGTTTGATCGCCAAGCGATCGCCGACCATGCCAACAACTTAGTCAGCAAAATTCGAGGCGACCTCACCAACAGCCTCAAGCGCTTGGGCGTAGATGTGATTCAAGGGTGGGGCAAGGTAGCTGGCTCCCAGAAAGTCTCGATTGAAACTCCGACTGGTGAAAGAGTAGTCACGGCTCAAGATGTGATTTTGGCTCCTGGCTCTGTGCCTTGGGTTCCGCCTGGGGTAGAAGTGGATGGCAAAACCGTGTTTACCAGCGATGATGCGGTCAGACTCGAATCGTTGCCGCCTTGGGTTGCCATTATTGGCAGTGGCTACATTGGTTTAGAGTTTTCTGACGTTTACTCAGCTCTAGGTGCAGAAATTACTCTGATTGAGGCGCTAGATCAACTAATGCCTGGGTTTGATCCAGATATTGCCAAACTGGCGCAACGGGTGCTGATTGCTCCCCGCGACATTGAGACTAAAGTTGGCATGTTGGCAAAACGAGTGATTCCTGGTTCGCCAGTGGTAATCGAACTCGCAGATGCCAAGACCAAAGAAGTGGTCGAAGTGCTGGAAGTAGATGCTTGCTTGGTCGCAACCGGGCGAATCCCTGCAACGCAAAATTTAGGCTTGGAAGCAGTGGGCTTAGAACTCGATCGCCGTGGCTTTATTCCAGTTGATGATCGGATGGCAGTGTTGGTGGATGGTCAACCTGTGGCTCACTTGTGGGCGATCGGAGATGCTACCGGAAAGATGCAACTCGCTCATGCTGCTTCTGCTCAGGGTGTTGTGGCTGTTGAGAATATTTGTGGTCGCGATCGCCAGGTGGACTACCACAGCATTCCTGCGGCTGCCTTTACCCATCCTGAAATTAGCTTTGTTGGCATGACTGAACCCGCAGCGAAAGCCTTGGGAGAAGCAGAAGGGTTCAAAGTAGCAACTTCTAAGACCTACTTTAAGGGCAACTCCAAGGCTCTAGCAGAAGGCGAAACAGAAGGTGTTGCCAAGGTCATTTACCGCCAAGACACAGGCGAAGTTCTAGGGGTACATATCTTTGGGCTACATGCTTCTGACCTGATCCAAGAAGCCGCCAACGCGATCGCTCAGCGCCACTCCGTCCAAGATCTGGCTCACATGGTGCATACTCATCCCACACTTTCCGAAGTGTTGGATGAAGCTTTCAAGCGAGCAGTAGCAGCTCACTAA
- a CDS encoding RNA methyltransferase has translation MLTSLQNPLVKQLRKLHRARERREQQLFLLEGTHLLEEACAVNYPLATLCCTLEWQASHEQLWQQVSQTAQRIELVSPEVLKAIATTVEPDGVIVTAPRKPEQHQLPEIASLGLVLETIQDPGNLGTMIRAAAAAGAEGLWLSANSVDLDHPKVLRASAGQWFRLPMAVSTDLQTVIADYQAQGMQVVATLPDAALTYWEADLRQPTLILLGNEGAGLSPEIAALSDQQVKIPLYPGVESLNVAIAAALMLYEAQRQRGFNPEARSS, from the coding sequence ATGTTGACCAGTCTGCAAAATCCTCTCGTTAAGCAACTTCGCAAGTTACACCGTGCCAGAGAGCGCCGAGAACAGCAACTGTTTTTGCTGGAAGGCACTCACCTACTCGAAGAAGCTTGTGCGGTGAATTATCCGCTGGCAACCCTTTGTTGCACTCTGGAGTGGCAAGCCAGTCATGAACAGTTATGGCAGCAAGTTAGTCAAACCGCCCAGCGCATAGAACTGGTGAGTCCTGAAGTGTTGAAGGCGATCGCGACGACCGTAGAGCCTGACGGTGTAATTGTGACGGCACCACGTAAACCAGAGCAGCATCAACTGCCAGAAATTGCTAGTTTGGGTCTGGTGCTAGAAACCATTCAAGATCCAGGCAACCTGGGCACTATGATTCGGGCTGCTGCCGCCGCAGGGGCAGAAGGTTTGTGGCTCAGTGCTAACAGTGTGGATCTTGATCACCCTAAGGTACTGCGAGCCAGCGCCGGACAATGGTTCCGTCTGCCGATGGCTGTCAGCACAGATTTGCAAACGGTCATTGCTGATTACCAAGCCCAAGGCATGCAGGTTGTAGCCACTCTGCCAGATGCAGCTCTCACTTACTGGGAAGCCGATCTGCGGCAACCTACTTTAATTTTGTTAGGAAATGAAGGCGCAGGCTTATCGCCGGAAATAGCAGCTTTGTCTGACCAACAGGTCAAAATTCCTCTCTATCCGGGGGTAGAGTCGTTGAACGTGGCGATCGCTGCTGCCCTAATGCTGTATGAAGCCCAACGACAACGAGGCTTTAATCCTGAAGCCCGTTCCAGTTAA
- the murA gene encoding UDP-N-acetylglucosamine 1-carboxyvinyltransferase has translation MPETHSSPEEDKSVLQIWGKSSLKGHVTISGAKNSALVVMAGALLCPQDCRLRNVPSLADVSRMGEILASLGVKLTRQGDVLDINASYIGQSTAPYELVSQLRASFFVIGPVLARLGVARVPLPGGCAIGARPVDLHVRGLQAMGADVHIEHGTVNAYVKGPSRRLKGAKIYLDYPSVGATETLMMAATLADGETILENAAQEPEVIDLANFCRAMGAKIQGAGTKTIVISGVPSLHSADYAIIPDRVEAATFLVAGAITQSEISLSPVIPDHLTAAIAKLRAIGALITPESPNCLRISPGHGLTATDIETLPYPGFPTDMQAQFMALLTVSEGDSIVTETVFENRLRHVAELNRMGADIRVKGNHAVIRGVPTLSGAPVVATDLRASAALVVAALAAEGKTTIQGLHHLDRGYENLDTKLQKLGVKLQRLQGDSTTEVETAPLTPIAPN, from the coding sequence CTGCCAGAAACCCATTCTTCACCTGAAGAAGATAAGTCAGTACTTCAGATCTGGGGTAAATCTTCGCTCAAAGGACATGTCACTATTAGCGGTGCCAAAAACTCCGCCCTCGTTGTGATGGCGGGTGCCCTGCTCTGTCCCCAAGACTGCCGTCTTCGTAACGTTCCCTCTCTGGCAGATGTCTCTCGGATGGGGGAGATTTTGGCATCCTTGGGTGTCAAGCTGACAAGACAGGGCGATGTTCTCGATATCAATGCGAGCTACATTGGCCAATCAACTGCTCCTTATGAGCTGGTTAGCCAACTGAGAGCTAGCTTCTTTGTCATTGGCCCCGTTCTAGCTCGCTTAGGCGTGGCCCGCGTTCCTTTGCCCGGTGGCTGCGCGATCGGTGCTCGTCCCGTAGACCTGCATGTCCGAGGTCTGCAAGCGATGGGAGCGGATGTCCATATCGAGCATGGCACAGTCAATGCTTACGTTAAAGGCCCCAGCCGCCGCCTCAAGGGAGCCAAAATCTATTTAGATTATCCCAGCGTTGGCGCAACCGAAACGCTGATGATGGCGGCTACCCTAGCTGATGGGGAAACCATCCTAGAAAATGCCGCTCAAGAACCTGAAGTGATCGATTTGGCCAACTTCTGCCGCGCTATGGGAGCCAAGATCCAAGGCGCAGGTACGAAAACCATCGTAATCTCAGGGGTGCCAAGTCTGCACTCAGCCGACTACGCCATTATTCCAGATCGCGTTGAGGCGGCTACTTTTCTAGTAGCAGGAGCTATCACACAATCTGAAATTAGCCTTTCTCCGGTTATTCCTGATCATTTGACGGCTGCCATTGCTAAGTTGCGGGCGATCGGTGCTTTGATCACCCCAGAATCACCTAACTGTTTGCGGATCAGTCCGGGGCATGGCCTGACCGCTACTGATATTGAGACCCTACCCTATCCAGGTTTTCCTACGGATATGCAAGCTCAATTTATGGCTTTGCTGACCGTCAGTGAGGGCGACAGCATCGTCACAGAAACGGTGTTTGAAAACCGCCTGCGCCATGTGGCTGAGCTAAATCGGATGGGAGCTGATATCCGGGTGAAGGGCAATCACGCCGTGATTCGAGGAGTCCCGACGCTCTCTGGAGCTCCTGTAGTCGCAACCGATTTAAGAGCATCGGCTGCTTTGGTTGTGGCTGCTTTAGCCGCAGAGGGTAAAACCACGATTCAAGGATTACACCACTTGGATCGCGGCTATGAAAACCTCGACACGAAGCTCCAAAAACTAGGGGTGAAGTTGCAGCGCCTTCAAGGAGACTCTACTACAGAGGTGGAGACAGCTCCACTGACACCGATCGCGCCCAATTAA